Proteins encoded in a region of the Drosophila sechellia strain sech25 chromosome 2L, ASM438219v1, whole genome shotgun sequence genome:
- the LOC116800589 gene encoding uncharacterized protein LOC116800589 — translation MIMNPICQVDINRPECQKWMVQVYSKCRDLFKTNTLPNWGQDNAPVVYKADVEAMTVLDCHRLKRALGKEVAEEDEEGDELDDLDDLDDLDEGEEGLDPGKLVGLLLALCAIAILFVLLCRMKRRNIKLKEVELPKPETQEAPPVSPQKKKINRAANCKSWMRRSCRPFFLHNESQVRQYQSRAEMEVAVHEERTRQKIAMWTKARERDAQKKRDKLQRNVNKATKT, via the coding sequence ATGATTATGAATCCGATTTGCCAAGTCGATATCAATAGGCCTGAGTGCCAGAAATGGATGGTCCAGGTATACTCCAAATGTCGGGATCTCTTCAAAACTAATACATTGCCCAATTGGGGTCAAGACAATGCCCCTGTTGTCTATAAGGCGGATGTGGAAGCCATGACCGTCCTGGATTGCCATCGGCTCAAGAGGGCATTGGGCAAGGAAGTGGCGGAAGAGGATGAGGAGGGGGATGAGTTGGATGACCTGGATGACTTAGATGATCTGGATGAGGGGGAGGAGGGTCTCGATCCAGGGAAATTGGTGGGTCTATTGCTAGCCCTCTGCGCAATCGCTATTCTTTTCGTTCTCTTGTGTCGAATGAAGCGCCGAAACATAAAATTAAAGGAAGTCGAGCTTCCAAAACCGGAAACCCAGGAAGCTCCACCCGTTTCaccccaaaaaaagaaaataaatagagCCGCCaactgcaaaagctggatgcgcaGGAGCTGCAGACCCTTCTTCCTCCACAACGAGTCCCAGGTAAGACAGTACCAATCCCGTGCCGAAATGGAGGTGGCTGTACACGAGGAACGCACCCGGCAGAAGATCGCCATGTGGACAAAGGCCCGGGAGAGAGATGCCCAAAAGAAGAGAGATAAGCTCCAAAGGAACGTGAACAAGGCTACCAAAACTTGA
- the LOC6614777 gene encoding transcription initiation factor TFIID subunit 13: MASNSMPEENFEGGDFNFDDDAEDDQFVATNSGRKRLFSKELRCMMFGFGDDKNPYTETVDLLEDLVIEYIAETTHRAMEIGRTGRVQVEDIIFLVRKDPRKYARVKDLLTMNEELKKARKAFDEIKYVGTEGKLK; this comes from the exons ATGGCCTCAAATAGCATGCCCGAGGAGAATTTCGAGGGCGGTGAT TTCAACTTTGATGACGACGCGGAGGATGACCAATTTGTGGCTACCAACTCAGGACGAAAGCGCCTATTCAGCAAGGAGCTGCGCTGCATGATGTTCGGGTTTGGAGACGACAAAAATCCATACACGGAAACCGTAGATCTGCTAGAAGATCTAGTCATCGAGTATATAGCTGAGACCACTCACCGGGCAATGGAGATCGGTCGAACGGGTCGCGTTCAAGTGGAGGACATTATCTTCCTGGTGCGCAAAGATCCCCGAAAGTACGCTAGGGTGAAGGATCTTCTGACCATGAACGAGGAGTTGAAAAAGGCGCGAAAGGCCTTCGATGAGATCAAGTATGTGG GCACAGAGGGCAAGCTCAAATGA
- the LOC6614775 gene encoding PI-PLC X domain-containing protein 2 isoform X2 yields MTYGINSKSELSPDAETSIRRWHRFFPCFVRRWSKTQSSGTLEQLELGVRYFDLRIAQKDDKFYYCHGLFAMEIFEPLLEIRQFVDTHPEEVVILDLQHFYAMTVAYHQQLHKDLIQFFAHRLYSTVDGSLKDCTLNRCLEMQRSVVIIYRRCPIPLPLRFWPSYAWPTPWPNKASVKKLQSFLEDSLLSRQPQQGYVSQCLITPTGRYIAFRLFFTLKSTAKRVDKKLQPWIQEQIPGPFESKDEPRVNVFLADFVSLKDGQFCDWVVDLNTKLLEQLARDRELESTESVEKQEAQG; encoded by the coding sequence ATGACTTATGGCATAAACAGCAAGTCCGAACTATCGCCAGATGCGGAAACTTCGATTAGGCGGTGGCATCGCTTCTTTCCCTGCTTCGTGCGCCGTTGGAGCAAGACGCAATCTTCTGGGACCCTGGAGCAACTGGAGTTGGGAGTGCGGTACTTTGATCTAAGGATAGCCCAGAAGGATGATAAGTTCTACTACTGCCATGGCCTCTTTGCCATGGAGATTTTCGAGCCGCTTTTGGAGATTCGCCAGTTCGTGGACACACATCCAGAGGAGGTGGTAATCCTGGATCTGCAGCACTTTTACGCCATGACAGTGGCTTATCACCAGCAGCTGCACAAGGATCTGATCCAGTTCTTCGCCCATCGTCTGTACTCCACGGTGGATGGTTCGCTCAAGGATTGCACTCTGAATAGATGTTTGGAAATGCAGCGCAGCGTGGTGATCATCTACAGGCGATGTCCCATTCCGCTGCCGCTGAGATTCTGGCCCAGTTACGCGTGGCCCACACCATGGCCAAATAAAGCGAGTGTCAAGAAGCTGCAGTCCTTTCTGGAGGACTCCCTACTTTCGCGACAGCCCCAACAGGGTTATGTCTCCCAGTGCCTCATCACGCCCACTGGTCGCTATATCGCCTTCCGGCTCTTCTTTACCCTAAAGAGCACAGCCAAGCGAGTGGACAAGAAGCTGCAGCCTTGGATTCAGGAACAGATTCCAGGTCCCTTCGAGTCAAAGGACGAGCCCAGGGTAAACGTGTTCCTGGCCGACTTCGTAAGCCTTAAGGACGGACAGTTCTGCGATTGGGTAGTTGATCTGAACACAAAACTACTGGAGCAATTGGCAAGGGATAGGGAGCTGGAGTCCACTGAAAGCGTGGAAAAGCAGGAGGCCCAAGGATGA
- the LOC6614780 gene encoding transmembrane protein 189: MTAKSDMDILANSMYEDDPNGNLAPATTKDQESVEPEELKVTPAGTKATSPNSATLVSTSPRWGPQNKGAQELALLYSPGKRAQEIICVYTCIGLMIINLALIVRHLRLERISVAFLSALCGIITADFASGLVHWAADTWGSVDIPMIGKNFLRPFREHHLDPTSITRHDFIETNGDNFMVGIPILGYLAHYFYIRTPSEIQQHFGWIAYVFLCSIFVAMTNQIHKWSHTYWGLPRWVLLLQSCHIILPRKHHRIHHVAPHETYFCITTGWLNWPLERIRFWSTFELIIEHFTGLKPRDDDLKWAKKLT, from the exons ATGACGGCCAAGAGCGATATGGATATTCTGGCCAACTCCATGTACGAGGACGACCCCAATGGCAACCTAGCGCCCGCCACCACCAAGGATCAGGAATCAGTCGAGCCGGAGGAGCTGAAGGTCACGCCCGCTGGCACCAAAGCAACTTCCCCCAACTCGGCGACCTTAGTTTCGACTTCTCCGCGCTGGGGTCCCCAGAATAAGGGCGCCCAGGAACTAGCCTTGTTGTACAGTCCAG GAAAACGAGCCCAGGAAATCATTTGCGTCTACACCTGCATTGGCCTTATGATCATTAACCTAGCCCTGATTGTTAGACACTTGCGATTGGAGCGGATTAGTGTCGCCTTTCTGTCCGCCCTGTGCGGCATTATAACGGCCGACTTTGCTTCCGGCTTGGTTCACTGGGCGGCAGACACCTGGGGATCGGTGGACATACCCATGATTGGAAAG AACTTCCTGCGACCCTTTCGCGAGCATCATCTGGATCCCACATCCATAACGCGACACGATTTCATTGAGACAAATGGCGACAACTTTATGGTTGGCATACCAATTCTCGGCTACTTGGCCCACTATTTCTACATCAGGACGCCCAGCGAGATACAGCAGCACTTCGGCTGGATAGCCTATGTGTTCCTCTGCTCCATATTCGTGGCCATGACCAATCAG ATACACAAGTGGTCGCATACCTATTGGGGATTGCCGAGGTGGGTCCTGTTACTCCAGAGCTGTCACATCATCCTGCCACGCAAGCATCATCGCATCCATCACGTGGCGCCCCATGAGACCTACTTTTGCATCACCACCGGATGGCTGAACTGGCCACTGGAACGCATCAG ATTCTGGTCAACATTCGAGCTCATCATCGAGCATTTTACGGGCCTCAAGCCCCGCGATGACGACCTGAAGTGGGCCAAGAAACTCACATAG
- the LOC6614778 gene encoding protein nessun dorma yields the protein MEVFTFEKSYLERLKEAEAVLSWEGAVMPASQVRSEWKSYVELKIEPAGWQAIWKIPRVICEDLKLRYPTIVYGYVEQVIFDELKAVFVVTAVQDNDVHLPESNEVSLVELWPTAQQENSALNVDTTAECIDRLRFFYTNVWMPWDKDYDDDRDWVQQHLQARIQLVCDLSKNRLPRPLALRMRTLLAEAKYIQQRLDFLELDLSDAESDDEAVELNDSAAEPARKQSKAGSANGSLNVSSLPVTDLMCLHLRMAIIRSEFEILENPEMRRAYSELQSNSLKRLRCSSGRTRQSEDLLVERNPISHVVTLPGKLQQQMELLKLAQTLVKPESQVQLSNTLQDVLSICQSNDDILLSPGEHTIKFLEHLNDNGSLRGLTQPEAILSPAADLSLLPVVRSSDEDSTLLVIDGDYTLSDLVLDCRHVRRGILLRNGTLTMRGCRLLGDGSSSTQEGIVCMPGASVELKSCLIENFAVGLSMRPNSSAELGSAQFKTCKTGLELLEKSASVNLQGSKCSFENCALGMLADGFVLGEQRTEKVLVLNKFSELQRYNEDNLLGNCSFYNCKKNVRVFNESGQLLAQRSHQQFLEDELGGENKENIQMV from the exons ATGGAAGTGTTTACCTTCGAGAAATCGTACTTGGAGCGCCTAAAAGAAGCGGAGGCTGTGCTTTCGTGGGAGGGAGCCGTGATGCCCGCATCCCAGGTTCGATCGGAGTGGAAATCATACGTCGAATTAAAAATTGAGCCTGCAG GATGGCAGGCAATTTGGAAAATTCCACGCGTTATTTGCGAGGATTTGAAACTGCGCTATCCGACCATTGTTTACGGCTACGTGGAGCAGGTGATCTTTGACGAGCTAAAGGCGGTATTTGTGGTGACAGCCGTGCAGGATAACGATGTCCACCTGCCGGAGAGTAATGAAGTATCGTTGGTGGAGCTGTGGCCCACTGCGCAGCAGGAGAACAGCGCTCTAAATGTGGATACCACCGCTGAATGCATCGATCGCTTGCGGTTCTTCTATACGAATGTGTGGATGCCTTGGGACAAGGACTACGACGATGATCGCGACTGGGTGCAACAGCATCTGCAGGCTCGTATCCAACTAGTGTGCGATCTCAGCAAGAACCGACTGCCCCGTCCACTGGCCCTGCGCATGCGCACCCTGCTCGCCGAAGCCAAATACATTCAGCAGCGTCTGGACTTCCTGGAACTGGATCTCAGCGATGCCGAGAGCGACGACGAGGCAGTGGAACTCAATGACAGCGCAGCAGAGCCCGCTAGAAAGCAATCTAAAGCGGGCAGTGCCAATGGCAGTCTTAATGTGTCCAGTCTGCCGGTTACGGATCTGATGTGCCTGCATCTGCGCATGGCCATCATAAGGAGCGAGTTCGAGATCCTCGAAAATCCTGAAATGAGGCGCGCCTACAGCGAGCTGCAGTCTAACAGCCTCAAGCGGCTTCGCTGCTCCTCAGGAAGAACCAGACAATCGGAGGATCTCTTGGTAGAGCGGAATCCCATAAGCCATGTGGTAACCTTGCCGGgaaaactgcagcagcagatggAACTGCTGAAGCTGGCCCAGACACTGGTCAAGCCGGAATCGCAAGTGCAGCTGTCCAATACGCTGCAGGATGTCCTGAGCATCTGTCAGAGCAACGATGATATTCTACTTTCGCCTGGCGAGCATACAATCAAATTCTTGGAGCACCTCAACGATAATGGCAGCCTAAGGGGACTCACTCAGCCGGAAGCCATACTAAGTCCCGCTGCAGATCTTTCCCTGCTGCCTGTGGTGCGCTCGAGCGATGAGGATAGCACCCTGCTGGTCATTGATGGCGACTATACATTGTCCGATTTGGTTTTGGATTGTCGCCATGTCCGTAGAGGGATCCTGCTGCGCAACGGAACGTTGACCATGCGAGGGTGTCGCTTGCTGGGCGATGGGAGCTCCAGCACCCAGGAGGGTATTGTCTGCATGCCAGGCGCCAGCGTGGAGCTCAAAAGTTGCCTAATTGAAAACTTTGCTGTGGGTTTATCGATGCGACCGAATTCTAGCGCTGAGCTGGGAAGCGCCCAGTTTAAAACATGCAAGACCGGACTGGAGTTGCTGGAGAAATCCGCATCGGTTAATCTGCAGGGTAGCAAGTGCAGTTTTGAGAACTGTGCTTTAGGAATGCTGGCCGATGGTTTCGTATTGGGAGAGCAAAGAACGGAGAAAGTGCTGGTTCTAAACAAATTCAGCgaacttcagcg TTACAACGAGGACAACTTGCTGGGTAATTGCAGCTTTTACAACTGCAAGAAAAATGTGCgagttttcaacgaatctggTCAGCTGCTGGCTCAGCGATCGCATCAACAATTCCTTGAGGACGAACTCGGGGGGGAGAACAAGGAGAACATTCAAATGGTCTAG
- the LOC6614776 gene encoding pyridine nucleotide-disulfide oxidoreductase domain-containing protein 1 translates to MSRECEFLVVGGGIAGVSCAESLAICRPNASILLLTESSIVKSVTNLVPVARYLHKFDVREQYVTEMGASFETLVDRLDHINSSEHCTRTKAGVEIKYRYLCLCTGGTPKLFSGKCVDPLVIGIRDTDSVQLLQRKLATAKDVLILGNGGIASELAYELKDVNVHWVVKDSHISATFVDPGAAEFFHIAMNECNAEDSSPVAAIKRMRYSEVLPKEQTNNHGAALGPDWQRTVDLSGAREGGEKRLPKIYYKSRINSVQDLADDAGALVKLEHEDGSFEQLTCDFIVSATGVWPNTDYTCDSPLQFSDDGGISVDEMMRTNLVDVFAAGDVCTANWPAAMHWFQMRLWTQARQMGSMAGRSMAAASEGESVYQDFCFELFGHVTKLFGYPVVLLGRFNGQDLGRDYEILVRCTRNKEYIKLVLQNGRLRGAMLIGNTDLAETCENLILNGIDLEPYGDDILNPDIDIEDYFD, encoded by the coding sequence ATGTCGCGGGAGTGCGAGTTCCTGGTGGTCGGTGGGGGTATCGCTGGCGTCAGCTGCGCCGAATCCCTGGCCATCTGCCGACCCAATGCCTCCATTCTACTGCTCACGGAGTCCAGCATCGTGAAGAGTGTGACCAATTTGGTGCCGGTGGCTCGCTATCTGCACAAGTTCGACGTCCGGGAGCAGTATGTCACTGAAATGGGAGCTAGTTTCGAGACCCTAGTGGATCGACTGGATCACATCAACAGCAGCGAGCACTGCACCCGCACTAAAGCGGGTGTGGAGATCAAGTATCGCTATCTGTGCCTTTGTACCGGTGGAACACCCAAATTGTTCTCCGGCAAATGTGTAGATCCCCTTGTCATTGGCATTCGGGACACGGACTCTGTGCAGCTGCTGCAACGAAAGTTGGCGACAGCCAAGGATGTCCTGATCTTGGGCAATGGCGGCATTGCCAGTGAGTTGGCCTACGAGCTGAAGGATGTAAATGTCCACTGGGTGGTTAAAGATTCCCACATCTCGGCCACATTTGTGGATCCCGGAGCAGCCGAGTTTTTTCACATAGCCATGAATGAATGTAATGCGGAGGATTCCTCTCCGGTTGCAGCTATCAAGCGAATGCGGTACAGTGAAGTGCTGCCCAAGGAGCAGACTAACAACCATGGAGCTGCATTGGGTCCGGACTGGCAACGCACCGTCGACTTGAGTGGAGCACGTGAAGGGGGAGAGAAACGACTACCGAAGATCTATTACAAATCTCGCATAAACAGCGTCCAGGATCTCGCCGATGACGCAGGTGCTTTAGTCAAGTTGGAGCATGAGGATGGGAGCTTTGAGCAGTTGACCTGTGACTTTATTGTTTCCGCAACGGGAGTCTGGCCTAATACCGACTACACCTGTGATTCGCCACTTCAATTTTCCGACGATGGTGGCATATCGGTGGATGAAATGATGCGTACGAATCTGGTGGATGTCTTTGCGGCCGGTGATGTGTGCACGGCCAACTGGCCAGCCGCAATGCACTGGTTCCAGATGCGCCTGTGGACTCAGGCTCGCCAAATGGGCTCCATGGCGGGCAGGAGTATGGCGGCAGCCAGTGAAGGTGAAAGCGTATACCAGGATTTCTGCTTCGAGCTCTTTGGCCACGTAACCAAACTTTTCGGATATCCTGTTGTCCTGTTGGGACGCTTTAATGGTCAGGATTTGGGCAGGGACTACGAAATTCTGGTGCGCTGCACGAGAAATAAGGAATACATCAAGCTTGTGCTGCAGAATGGCAGACTACGGGGGGCAATGCTAATCGGCAACACTGATCTCGCAGAGACCTGCGAGAACCTCATCCTGAACGGCATTGATTTGGAGCCCTATGGCGATGATATTCTTAATCCCGACATTGACATTGAAGACTATTTTGATTAG
- the LOC6614774 gene encoding uncharacterized protein LOC6614774 isoform X1: protein MDVWGFCVSDTTMAYGGSMRSGYYRDYEEFPYGTLESTTSSHAVKDCYSRVQEKCKQIKSEKQMRKDCPFCKEHKKRPLINYMRKREQRKHHDSICEDEEDMHEHEHEMEHTHNHSQTTVLAAPQSCKV from the exons ATGGATGTTTGGGGATTCTGCGTCAGCGACACCACAATGGCATATGGCGGGTCCATGCGCAGCGGCTACTACCGCGACTACGAGGAGTTCCCCTATGGCACCCTGGAGTCCACCACCTCCTCGCACGCGGTCAAGGACTGCTACAGTCGAGTGCAAG AAAAGTGCAAGCAGATAAAGTCCGAGAAGCAGATGCGCAAGGACTGCCCGTTCTGCAAGGAGCACAAGAAGCGGCCGCTCATCAACTACATGCGCAAGCGGGAGCAGCGGAAGCACCATGATAGCATCtgcgaggacgaggaggacaTGCACGAGCACGAGCATGAGATGGAGCACACCCACAACCACAGCCAGACGACAGTCCTTGCCGCCCCGCAAAGCTGCAAGGTGTGA
- the LOC6614775 gene encoding PI-PLC X domain-containing protein 2 isoform X1, giving the protein MSKDHWMRDLPSELRDLSVINLAIPGSHNSMTYGINSKSELSPDAETSIRRWHRFFPCFVRRWSKTQSSGTLEQLELGVRYFDLRIAQKDDKFYYCHGLFAMEIFEPLLEIRQFVDTHPEEVVILDLQHFYAMTVAYHQQLHKDLIQFFAHRLYSTVDGSLKDCTLNRCLEMQRSVVIIYRRCPIPLPLRFWPSYAWPTPWPNKASVKKLQSFLEDSLLSRQPQQGYVSQCLITPTGRYIAFRLFFTLKSTAKRVDKKLQPWIQEQIPGPFESKDEPRVNVFLADFVSLKDGQFCDWVVDLNTKLLEQLARDRELESTESVEKQEAQG; this is encoded by the exons ATGTCCAAGGATCACTGGATGAGGGATCTGCCGAGCGAGTTGCGCGATCTGTCGGTCATCAATCTGGCTATTCCAG GTTCCCACAATTCGATGACTTATGGCATAAACAGCAAGTCCGAACTATCGCCAGATGCGGAAACTTCGATTAGGCGGTGGCATCGCTTCTTTCCCTGCTTCGTGCGCCGTTGGAGCAAGACGCAATCTTCTGGGACCCTGGAGCAACTGGAGTTGGGAGTGCGGTACTTTGATCTAAGGATAGCCCAGAAGGATGATAAGTTCTACTACTGCCATGGCCTCTTTGCCATGGAGATTTTCGAGCCGCTTTTGGAGATTCGCCAGTTCGTGGACACACATCCAGAGGAGGTGGTAATCCTGGATCTGCAGCACTTTTACGCCATGACAGTGGCTTATCACCAGCAGCTGCACAAGGATCTGATCCAGTTCTTCGCCCATCGTCTGTACTCCACGGTGGATGGTTCGCTCAAGGATTGCACTCTGAATAGATGTTTGGAAATGCAGCGCAGCGTGGTGATCATCTACAGGCGATGTCCCATTCCGCTGCCGCTGAGATTCTGGCCCAGTTACGCGTGGCCCACACCATGGCCAAATAAAGCGAGTGTCAAGAAGCTGCAGTCCTTTCTGGAGGACTCCCTACTTTCGCGACAGCCCCAACAGGGTTATGTCTCCCAGTGCCTCATCACGCCCACTGGTCGCTATATCGCCTTCCGGCTCTTCTTTACCCTAAAGAGCACAGCCAAGCGAGTGGACAAGAAGCTGCAGCCTTGGATTCAGGAACAGATTCCAGGTCCCTTCGAGTCAAAGGACGAGCCCAGGGTAAACGTGTTCCTGGCCGACTTCGTAAGCCTTAAGGACGGACAGTTCTGCGATTGGGTAGTTGATCTGAACACAAAACTACTGGAGCAATTGGCAAGGGATAGGGAGCTGGAGTCCACTGAAAGCGTGGAAAAGCAGGAGGCCCAAGGATGA
- the LOC6614779 gene encoding 28S ribosomal protein S18b, mitochondrial, protein MLPIARGIYSGLANITRNSRGALHTASALRCKAESSTEENDAAANEGEGEDNASGTAPDPKDRSKAIPVETSIRYLKSAAYKQTYGEDFVWTQYRRNHKGMYAPRKTRKTCIRQNRISTGNPCPICRDEYLVLDYRNTELLEQFISPHSGDVLSYSKTGLCQKSHLRLMVAVQQARDSGYLTYDVPFREYDYDEYYGQEQKQKA, encoded by the exons ATGTTGCCGATTGCACGTGGGATTTACAGTGGACTGGCCAACATTACCAGGAATAGCCGGGGAGCTCTTCACACGGCCAGCGCCTTGAGATGCAAGGCGGAGTCTTCTACTGAAGAAAATGATGCGGCTGCCAACGAGGGCGAAGGCGAGGATAACGCTAGTGGTACCGCGCCGGACCCGAAGGATCGCAGCAAGGCAATACCGGTGGAGACCTCGATTCGATACTTGAAGAGCGCCGCTTACAAGCAAACCTACGGCGAGGACTTTGTGTGGACGCAGTATCG GCGCAACCACAAGGGCATGTATGCGCCGCGCAAAACACGCAAGACGTGCATCCGCCAGAACCGCATCAGCACCGGAAACCCCTGTCCCATTTGCCGTGATGAGTACCTGGTGCTGGACTACCGCAACACGGAGCTCCTGGAGCAGTTCATATCGCCCCACAGCGGAGACGTCCTCAGCTACTCAAAGACAGGCCTGTGTCAAAAGAGCCACCTACGTCTAATGGTCGCCGTTCAGCAAGCCCGCGACTCCGGCTACCTTACATACGATGTGCCATTCAGGGAGTATGATTACGACGAGTACTACGGCcaggagcagaagcaaaaAGCTTAA